The nucleotide window TTTTCCTGTTTGTCGATGCGAGGGTTCTGCTGTGTACCTACCAGCACCATGCCTGCACGAACTCGATCCAGCAGTGTATTGGCTTCAATGGTTGCTTCTACTTCGGGTTGAGAGCGCAATGCTTCGTCGCTCAGCGGCGTGCTGGTTTTCAGGGTTGGAACGAGTTCCGACAGCGAAATCGCTACAGGCAACTGTGGCTCGTCAATCTTGTTAGTCTCGCTAACAGTGGGCAGCTGGCTGCACCCGGTGAATAAAGCGCTGCTAGCAGCGGCTATCAATAGTGTTAGTGGTTTCAGGCGCATTGTTAAAAAGAGTTCCTAACCGTTTGTTTTTATAGTATTGGGCGTATTTATAGCACAGCCACTCTCTAAGTCACGAACTGGTCTTTCCATTTGCGAAGTAACGCAAATGTTTCAACCTCTCCAGTGTATGCACGTTGGCTGTGCTGAGCCACATTTCGCTGTAGTGCCTCGTCATGACAGCGCAGAAAAGGGTTGGTCAGTTTTTCTTCGGCGATGGTACTGGGCAGGGTAGGCTGGTGGTTTTCACGCAGCTGCTGACAGAGCCGGGTACGTTCCCCGGTGCGGCGGTTTTGCGGTTCAACGGCATTGGCAAAGGCCAAATTTGCCAGAGTGTATTCATGGGTGCAGTAGACTTGGGTGTTGTCAGGTAGCTCGGCCAACTGCTGCAGGGAGCGATGCATTTGCTCAGCACTGCCTTCAAACAGGCGCCCACAACCGGCGGCGAACAGGGTGTCACCGCAGAACAGCAGCGGCTCAGAAATGTCGAGAAAATAGGCGATATGATCGAGAGTGTGCCCGGGAACTTCGATAACCTGAAACTGCCCGCCACCAAAGTTGACGTTATCACCATGGCGCAATGGCTGATCGATTTGC belongs to bacterium SCSIO 12696 and includes:
- the gloB gene encoding hydroxyacylglutathione hydrolase, producing MFDIQPISAFDDNYIWVIKPDNSNKVAVVDPGDAQPVLNYLQAKQLELTAIFITHHHWDHTGGIDALLAHKRVPVYGPDNPKISQIDQPLRHGDNVNFGGGQFQVIEVPGHTLDHIAYFLDISEPLLFCGDTLFAAGCGRLFEGSAEQMHRSLQQLAELPDNTQVYCTHEYTLANLAFANAVEPQNRRTGERTRLCQQLRENHQPTLPSTIAEEKLTNPFLRCHDEALQRNVAQHSQRAYTGEVETFALLRKWKDQFVT